A section of the Acanthochromis polyacanthus isolate Apoly-LR-REF ecotype Palm Island chromosome 1, KAUST_Apoly_ChrSc, whole genome shotgun sequence genome encodes:
- the znf800b gene encoding zinc finger protein 800b isoform X1 yields the protein MSFANHPVPFASQPAASHAHGGRWSCKWRLCVCMCVCADAAPAEREPIDTDSGGNNRRALSLSSSAPTWDSVSTRKIGAVYSGWLAFHRAAWDASQVYAGSERVVQQASLGSMVKVQKSAGRKSSDCLRRQTGAQTEMELHSDTQRPPQVQPRGGDQSSDQPPLQTSDSAEVLLETWDQREPPIDGQDPANGQSKPLWKPIPPLLPEPHRNANGRTRDQSCQTEELFLTGACNQGLCLEPGDPPLLQQPLQTSKSGIQQIIECFRSGTSQLKYMLLREVDTIFECKLCRSLFRGLPNLITHKEYYCLSRLPEPDGSSGDDRQSVAMKDLLDAIYPRNERPDYVVRLEPIQTTTKAVFQYITTEEELARYPSHTPSARESPVAWEGEPVEGVDNNQASQPGVAESHSSPGPNQGQKRWEPEEEAKEEPPKPEDEGSNSGVEDVTISCCLCGQDFNSRRSIRRHCRKMHQTKLEELRKFTETRTVPTSLLSMVKGRPRTLSTPTGKSCPVCLKTFATKANVRRHFDEVHRGLRRDAITPSIASRPGQPFTLEVTPPRKTSNASPTRAPSSKTTPVNSKTTPSNQNQAKPQTQQPPTTPQANSTSCRCTLCKRNYSSQLMLKRHMRIVHKIYSIKSNRSAPTPTPTTAAATPTSSSSSGTSSSNNSTNTVAPSNNVRVKEEAVEPSDDEDEEDIDSSPVPSPSDSTVAAKGVSVVQNTMKVKEEEPPSSPKVTPSLPSSSSSSSRGSNMCSSGSGAAKMTKLSVGFDFKQLFCKLCKRQFSSRQNLTKHIELHTDGNDIFIKFYRCPLCRYESRRKRDVLRHVTVVHKKSSSYLAKIMPKLESRAVKRLAEAVLNSTSKRTSSSVKEEVNGRHVSSSPSSSPSPPVTRKQECSTSALTPASASSSSSSSSSSSSSVPPPAAATRKQQEISSPVFTPSPPITRKQERQQTHQHRPVSPPLTRRSEKHSHQRSSSSSTASSSSQTPHTRRHDAQSESSSTTSSTEVRVTKNFSLHACDQCGRAFAKKLYLESHKRSHRNAATAAASRRKGVSTRSKSLVW from the exons GTCACAGGTGTATGCTGGTAGTGAACGTGTGGTGCAGCAGGCCAGTCTTGGCAGCATGGTGAAGGTCCAGAAGTCAGCTGGGAGGAAGAGCTCTGATTGTCTCCGCAGACAG ACTGGTGCTCAGACAGAGATGGAGCTCCATTCGGACACCCAGCGTCCACCACAAGTGCAACCCAGAGGTGGAGACCAGTCCTCCGATCAGCCCCCTCTCCAGACCTCCGATTCTGCTGAGGTGCTGTTAGAAACCTGGGACCAGAGGGAACCTCCAATCGATGGCCAGGACCCCGCTAACGGCCAGTCCAAGCCTCTGTGGAAGCCCATTCCCCCTCTGCTACCCGAGCCCCACAGGAACGCTAACGGTCGGACCAGGGACCAGAGCTGCCAGACTGAGGAGCTGTTCTTAACCGGTGCCTGCAACCAAG gcCTCTGTTTGGAGCCCGGTGATCCTCCTCTGCTCCAGCAGCCTCTGCAGACCTCCAAGTCTGGGATTCAGCAGATAATTGAATGCTTCCGATCcg GCACCAGCCAGCTGAAATACATGCTCCTGAGGGAGGTGGACACCATCTTCGAGTGTAAACTGTGCCGCAGTCTGTTCAGAGGCCTGCCCAACCTCATCACACATAAGGAGTACTACTGCCTATCACGGCTGCCTGAACCCGACG gTTCATCAGGAGACGACAGACAGAGTGTAGCCATGAAGGATCTGTTAGATGCCATTTATCCCAGAAACGAACGGCCGGACTACGTGGTGCGACTGGAGCCCATTCAAACCACCACCAAGGCTGTGTTCCAGTACATCACCACAGAGGAGGAGCTGGCCAGATACCCTTCACACACACCCAG TGCCAGAGAGAGTCCAGTCGCTTGGGAAGGAGAACCAGTGGAGGGTGTGGACAACAACCAGGCGAGCCAGCCAGGTGTTGCAGAAAGCCACAGCAGTCCAGGACCCAACCAGGGACAGAAGAGATGGGAGCCTGAGGAGGAGGCTAAAGAAGAGCCGCCAAAGCCTGAAGACGAGGGCTCCAACAGCGgg GTCGAGGATGTAACAATCTCCTGTTGTCTCTGCGGCCAAGACTTCAACTCACGTCGCAGCATCAGACGTCACTGCCGCAAAATGCACCAGACAAAACTGGAGGAGCTCCGAAAATTTACGGAGACGCGCACAGTTCCTACAAGCCTGCTCTCGATGGTGAAAG GTCGCCCGAGGACTCTGAGCACACCTACTGGAAAATCCTGCCCCGTGTGCCTCAAAACCTTCGCCACCAAAGCCAACGTACGGCGACACTTCGACGAGGTGCATCGTGGTCTGAGGAGGGACGCCATCACGCCCAGCATCGCCTCGCGGCCCGGCCAGCCCTTCACGCTGGAAGTCACGCCTCCCAGAAAGACCagcaacgcctctccaacacgAGCCCCCAGCTCCAAGACCACCCCTGTGAACTCTAAAACAACCCCTTCTAACCAAAACCAAGCCAAACCTCAGACTCAACAACCCCCAACCACTCCACAGGCTAACTCCACCTCATGTCGCTGCACGCTCTGCAAGAGGAACTACAGCTCTCAG CTCATGTTGAAGAGACACATGCGAATCGTCCACAAGATATACAGCATCAAAAGTAACAGGTCTGCACCCACGCCGACGCCGACTACTGCAGCAGCCACTcctaccagcagcagcagcagcggcaccagcagcagcaataaCAGTACCAATACCGTGGCTCCCAGCAACAACGTCAGAGTGAAAGAGGAAGCTGTGGAGCCATCGGATGACGAGGACGAAGAAGACATCGACAGCAGTCCGGTCCCGTCTCCTAGCGACAGCACCGTGGCAGCTAAAGGAGTCTCTGTGGTCCAGAACACCATGaaggtgaaggaggaggagccgCCGTCGAGCCCAAAGGTGACGCCATCTTTGCCTTCATCGTCGTCCTCGTCTTCTCGTGGGAGCAACATGTGCAGCAGCGGCAGCGGTGCtgccaaaatgaccaaactgtcaGTGGGCTTCGACTTCAAGCAGCTCTTCTGCAAACTGTGCAAGCGACAGTTCAGCTCGCGTCAGAACTTAACGAAGCACATCGAGCTGCACACGGACGGCAACGACATCTTCATCAAGTTCTACCGCTGTCCCCTCTGTCGCTACGAGTCTCGCCGCAAGCGTGACGTCCTGCGCCACGTCACCGTCGTCCACAAGAAGTCGTCCTCGTACTTGGCCAAGATCATGCCCAAGCTTGAGAGCCGGGCGGTGAAGAGGTTAGCGGAGGCCGTCCTCAACAGCACGAGCAAAAGGACGAGCAGCAGCGTCAAAGAGGAGGTGAACGGACGCCACGTCTCTTCGtcgccctcctcctctccctcaccTCCCGTCACTCGCAAGCAGGAGTGCTCCACGTCCGCTTTGACCCCCGCTtcagcctcctcttcctcctcttcgtcctcctcttcgtcctcctccGTCCCGCCTCCCGCCGCCGCCACCCGGAAACAGCAGGAAATCTCATCGCCCGTCTTCACGCCGTCGCCCCCCATCACCCGCAAGCAGGAGAGACAGCAGACCCACCAGCACCGACCCGTCAGTCCGCCGCTCACCCGCCGCAGCGAGAAACACTCCCATCAgcgcagctcctcctcctccaccgccTCCTCCAGCAGCCAGACCCCCCACACCCGACGACACGACGCCCAGTCAGAGAGCAGCTCCACCACGTCCTCCACCGAGGTCAGGGTGACCAAGAATTTCTCCCTGCACGCTTGTGACCAGTGTGGACGGGCCTTTGCCAAGAAG TTGTACCTGGAGTCTCACAAGCGAAGCCATCGTAATGCAGCGACAGCGGCGGCCAGCAGGAGGAAAGGAGTCAGCACTCGCTCCAAATCCCTGGTCTGGTGA
- the znf800b gene encoding zinc finger protein 800b isoform X2, producing the protein MVKVQKSAGRKSSDCLRRQTGAQTEMELHSDTQRPPQVQPRGGDQSSDQPPLQTSDSAEVLLETWDQREPPIDGQDPANGQSKPLWKPIPPLLPEPHRNANGRTRDQSCQTEELFLTGACNQGLCLEPGDPPLLQQPLQTSKSGIQQIIECFRSGTSQLKYMLLREVDTIFECKLCRSLFRGLPNLITHKEYYCLSRLPEPDGSSGDDRQSVAMKDLLDAIYPRNERPDYVVRLEPIQTTTKAVFQYITTEEELARYPSHTPSARESPVAWEGEPVEGVDNNQASQPGVAESHSSPGPNQGQKRWEPEEEAKEEPPKPEDEGSNSGVEDVTISCCLCGQDFNSRRSIRRHCRKMHQTKLEELRKFTETRTVPTSLLSMVKGRPRTLSTPTGKSCPVCLKTFATKANVRRHFDEVHRGLRRDAITPSIASRPGQPFTLEVTPPRKTSNASPTRAPSSKTTPVNSKTTPSNQNQAKPQTQQPPTTPQANSTSCRCTLCKRNYSSQLMLKRHMRIVHKIYSIKSNRSAPTPTPTTAAATPTSSSSSGTSSSNNSTNTVAPSNNVRVKEEAVEPSDDEDEEDIDSSPVPSPSDSTVAAKGVSVVQNTMKVKEEEPPSSPKVTPSLPSSSSSSSRGSNMCSSGSGAAKMTKLSVGFDFKQLFCKLCKRQFSSRQNLTKHIELHTDGNDIFIKFYRCPLCRYESRRKRDVLRHVTVVHKKSSSYLAKIMPKLESRAVKRLAEAVLNSTSKRTSSSVKEEVNGRHVSSSPSSSPSPPVTRKQECSTSALTPASASSSSSSSSSSSSSVPPPAAATRKQQEISSPVFTPSPPITRKQERQQTHQHRPVSPPLTRRSEKHSHQRSSSSSTASSSSQTPHTRRHDAQSESSSTTSSTEVRVTKNFSLHACDQCGRAFAKKLYLESHKRSHRNAATAAASRRKGVSTRSKSLVW; encoded by the exons ATGGTGAAGGTCCAGAAGTCAGCTGGGAGGAAGAGCTCTGATTGTCTCCGCAGACAG ACTGGTGCTCAGACAGAGATGGAGCTCCATTCGGACACCCAGCGTCCACCACAAGTGCAACCCAGAGGTGGAGACCAGTCCTCCGATCAGCCCCCTCTCCAGACCTCCGATTCTGCTGAGGTGCTGTTAGAAACCTGGGACCAGAGGGAACCTCCAATCGATGGCCAGGACCCCGCTAACGGCCAGTCCAAGCCTCTGTGGAAGCCCATTCCCCCTCTGCTACCCGAGCCCCACAGGAACGCTAACGGTCGGACCAGGGACCAGAGCTGCCAGACTGAGGAGCTGTTCTTAACCGGTGCCTGCAACCAAG gcCTCTGTTTGGAGCCCGGTGATCCTCCTCTGCTCCAGCAGCCTCTGCAGACCTCCAAGTCTGGGATTCAGCAGATAATTGAATGCTTCCGATCcg GCACCAGCCAGCTGAAATACATGCTCCTGAGGGAGGTGGACACCATCTTCGAGTGTAAACTGTGCCGCAGTCTGTTCAGAGGCCTGCCCAACCTCATCACACATAAGGAGTACTACTGCCTATCACGGCTGCCTGAACCCGACG gTTCATCAGGAGACGACAGACAGAGTGTAGCCATGAAGGATCTGTTAGATGCCATTTATCCCAGAAACGAACGGCCGGACTACGTGGTGCGACTGGAGCCCATTCAAACCACCACCAAGGCTGTGTTCCAGTACATCACCACAGAGGAGGAGCTGGCCAGATACCCTTCACACACACCCAG TGCCAGAGAGAGTCCAGTCGCTTGGGAAGGAGAACCAGTGGAGGGTGTGGACAACAACCAGGCGAGCCAGCCAGGTGTTGCAGAAAGCCACAGCAGTCCAGGACCCAACCAGGGACAGAAGAGATGGGAGCCTGAGGAGGAGGCTAAAGAAGAGCCGCCAAAGCCTGAAGACGAGGGCTCCAACAGCGgg GTCGAGGATGTAACAATCTCCTGTTGTCTCTGCGGCCAAGACTTCAACTCACGTCGCAGCATCAGACGTCACTGCCGCAAAATGCACCAGACAAAACTGGAGGAGCTCCGAAAATTTACGGAGACGCGCACAGTTCCTACAAGCCTGCTCTCGATGGTGAAAG GTCGCCCGAGGACTCTGAGCACACCTACTGGAAAATCCTGCCCCGTGTGCCTCAAAACCTTCGCCACCAAAGCCAACGTACGGCGACACTTCGACGAGGTGCATCGTGGTCTGAGGAGGGACGCCATCACGCCCAGCATCGCCTCGCGGCCCGGCCAGCCCTTCACGCTGGAAGTCACGCCTCCCAGAAAGACCagcaacgcctctccaacacgAGCCCCCAGCTCCAAGACCACCCCTGTGAACTCTAAAACAACCCCTTCTAACCAAAACCAAGCCAAACCTCAGACTCAACAACCCCCAACCACTCCACAGGCTAACTCCACCTCATGTCGCTGCACGCTCTGCAAGAGGAACTACAGCTCTCAG CTCATGTTGAAGAGACACATGCGAATCGTCCACAAGATATACAGCATCAAAAGTAACAGGTCTGCACCCACGCCGACGCCGACTACTGCAGCAGCCACTcctaccagcagcagcagcagcggcaccagcagcagcaataaCAGTACCAATACCGTGGCTCCCAGCAACAACGTCAGAGTGAAAGAGGAAGCTGTGGAGCCATCGGATGACGAGGACGAAGAAGACATCGACAGCAGTCCGGTCCCGTCTCCTAGCGACAGCACCGTGGCAGCTAAAGGAGTCTCTGTGGTCCAGAACACCATGaaggtgaaggaggaggagccgCCGTCGAGCCCAAAGGTGACGCCATCTTTGCCTTCATCGTCGTCCTCGTCTTCTCGTGGGAGCAACATGTGCAGCAGCGGCAGCGGTGCtgccaaaatgaccaaactgtcaGTGGGCTTCGACTTCAAGCAGCTCTTCTGCAAACTGTGCAAGCGACAGTTCAGCTCGCGTCAGAACTTAACGAAGCACATCGAGCTGCACACGGACGGCAACGACATCTTCATCAAGTTCTACCGCTGTCCCCTCTGTCGCTACGAGTCTCGCCGCAAGCGTGACGTCCTGCGCCACGTCACCGTCGTCCACAAGAAGTCGTCCTCGTACTTGGCCAAGATCATGCCCAAGCTTGAGAGCCGGGCGGTGAAGAGGTTAGCGGAGGCCGTCCTCAACAGCACGAGCAAAAGGACGAGCAGCAGCGTCAAAGAGGAGGTGAACGGACGCCACGTCTCTTCGtcgccctcctcctctccctcaccTCCCGTCACTCGCAAGCAGGAGTGCTCCACGTCCGCTTTGACCCCCGCTtcagcctcctcttcctcctcttcgtcctcctcttcgtcctcctccGTCCCGCCTCCCGCCGCCGCCACCCGGAAACAGCAGGAAATCTCATCGCCCGTCTTCACGCCGTCGCCCCCCATCACCCGCAAGCAGGAGAGACAGCAGACCCACCAGCACCGACCCGTCAGTCCGCCGCTCACCCGCCGCAGCGAGAAACACTCCCATCAgcgcagctcctcctcctccaccgccTCCTCCAGCAGCCAGACCCCCCACACCCGACGACACGACGCCCAGTCAGAGAGCAGCTCCACCACGTCCTCCACCGAGGTCAGGGTGACCAAGAATTTCTCCCTGCACGCTTGTGACCAGTGTGGACGGGCCTTTGCCAAGAAG TTGTACCTGGAGTCTCACAAGCGAAGCCATCGTAATGCAGCGACAGCGGCGGCCAGCAGGAGGAAAGGAGTCAGCACTCGCTCCAAATCCCTGGTCTGGTGA
- the znf800b gene encoding zinc finger protein 800b isoform X4, protein MELHSDTQRPPQVQPRGGDQSSDQPPLQTSDSAEVLLETWDQREPPIDGQDPANGQSKPLWKPIPPLLPEPHRNANGRTRDQSCQTEELFLTGACNQGLCLEPGDPPLLQQPLQTSKSGIQQIIECFRSGTSQLKYMLLREVDTIFECKLCRSLFRGLPNLITHKEYYCLSRLPEPDGSSGDDRQSVAMKDLLDAIYPRNERPDYVVRLEPIQTTTKAVFQYITTEEELARYPSHTPSARESPVAWEGEPVEGVDNNQASQPGVAESHSSPGPNQGQKRWEPEEEAKEEPPKPEDEGSNSGVEDVTISCCLCGQDFNSRRSIRRHCRKMHQTKLEELRKFTETRTVPTSLLSMVKGRPRTLSTPTGKSCPVCLKTFATKANVRRHFDEVHRGLRRDAITPSIASRPGQPFTLEVTPPRKTSNASPTRAPSSKTTPVNSKTTPSNQNQAKPQTQQPPTTPQANSTSCRCTLCKRNYSSQLMLKRHMRIVHKIYSIKSNRSAPTPTPTTAAATPTSSSSSGTSSSNNSTNTVAPSNNVRVKEEAVEPSDDEDEEDIDSSPVPSPSDSTVAAKGVSVVQNTMKVKEEEPPSSPKVTPSLPSSSSSSSRGSNMCSSGSGAAKMTKLSVGFDFKQLFCKLCKRQFSSRQNLTKHIELHTDGNDIFIKFYRCPLCRYESRRKRDVLRHVTVVHKKSSSYLAKIMPKLESRAVKRLAEAVLNSTSKRTSSSVKEEVNGRHVSSSPSSSPSPPVTRKQECSTSALTPASASSSSSSSSSSSSSVPPPAAATRKQQEISSPVFTPSPPITRKQERQQTHQHRPVSPPLTRRSEKHSHQRSSSSSTASSSSQTPHTRRHDAQSESSSTTSSTEVRVTKNFSLHACDQCGRAFAKKLYLESHKRSHRNAATAAASRRKGVSTRSKSLVW, encoded by the exons ATGGAGCTCCATTCGGACACCCAGCGTCCACCACAAGTGCAACCCAGAGGTGGAGACCAGTCCTCCGATCAGCCCCCTCTCCAGACCTCCGATTCTGCTGAGGTGCTGTTAGAAACCTGGGACCAGAGGGAACCTCCAATCGATGGCCAGGACCCCGCTAACGGCCAGTCCAAGCCTCTGTGGAAGCCCATTCCCCCTCTGCTACCCGAGCCCCACAGGAACGCTAACGGTCGGACCAGGGACCAGAGCTGCCAGACTGAGGAGCTGTTCTTAACCGGTGCCTGCAACCAAG gcCTCTGTTTGGAGCCCGGTGATCCTCCTCTGCTCCAGCAGCCTCTGCAGACCTCCAAGTCTGGGATTCAGCAGATAATTGAATGCTTCCGATCcg GCACCAGCCAGCTGAAATACATGCTCCTGAGGGAGGTGGACACCATCTTCGAGTGTAAACTGTGCCGCAGTCTGTTCAGAGGCCTGCCCAACCTCATCACACATAAGGAGTACTACTGCCTATCACGGCTGCCTGAACCCGACG gTTCATCAGGAGACGACAGACAGAGTGTAGCCATGAAGGATCTGTTAGATGCCATTTATCCCAGAAACGAACGGCCGGACTACGTGGTGCGACTGGAGCCCATTCAAACCACCACCAAGGCTGTGTTCCAGTACATCACCACAGAGGAGGAGCTGGCCAGATACCCTTCACACACACCCAG TGCCAGAGAGAGTCCAGTCGCTTGGGAAGGAGAACCAGTGGAGGGTGTGGACAACAACCAGGCGAGCCAGCCAGGTGTTGCAGAAAGCCACAGCAGTCCAGGACCCAACCAGGGACAGAAGAGATGGGAGCCTGAGGAGGAGGCTAAAGAAGAGCCGCCAAAGCCTGAAGACGAGGGCTCCAACAGCGgg GTCGAGGATGTAACAATCTCCTGTTGTCTCTGCGGCCAAGACTTCAACTCACGTCGCAGCATCAGACGTCACTGCCGCAAAATGCACCAGACAAAACTGGAGGAGCTCCGAAAATTTACGGAGACGCGCACAGTTCCTACAAGCCTGCTCTCGATGGTGAAAG GTCGCCCGAGGACTCTGAGCACACCTACTGGAAAATCCTGCCCCGTGTGCCTCAAAACCTTCGCCACCAAAGCCAACGTACGGCGACACTTCGACGAGGTGCATCGTGGTCTGAGGAGGGACGCCATCACGCCCAGCATCGCCTCGCGGCCCGGCCAGCCCTTCACGCTGGAAGTCACGCCTCCCAGAAAGACCagcaacgcctctccaacacgAGCCCCCAGCTCCAAGACCACCCCTGTGAACTCTAAAACAACCCCTTCTAACCAAAACCAAGCCAAACCTCAGACTCAACAACCCCCAACCACTCCACAGGCTAACTCCACCTCATGTCGCTGCACGCTCTGCAAGAGGAACTACAGCTCTCAG CTCATGTTGAAGAGACACATGCGAATCGTCCACAAGATATACAGCATCAAAAGTAACAGGTCTGCACCCACGCCGACGCCGACTACTGCAGCAGCCACTcctaccagcagcagcagcagcggcaccagcagcagcaataaCAGTACCAATACCGTGGCTCCCAGCAACAACGTCAGAGTGAAAGAGGAAGCTGTGGAGCCATCGGATGACGAGGACGAAGAAGACATCGACAGCAGTCCGGTCCCGTCTCCTAGCGACAGCACCGTGGCAGCTAAAGGAGTCTCTGTGGTCCAGAACACCATGaaggtgaaggaggaggagccgCCGTCGAGCCCAAAGGTGACGCCATCTTTGCCTTCATCGTCGTCCTCGTCTTCTCGTGGGAGCAACATGTGCAGCAGCGGCAGCGGTGCtgccaaaatgaccaaactgtcaGTGGGCTTCGACTTCAAGCAGCTCTTCTGCAAACTGTGCAAGCGACAGTTCAGCTCGCGTCAGAACTTAACGAAGCACATCGAGCTGCACACGGACGGCAACGACATCTTCATCAAGTTCTACCGCTGTCCCCTCTGTCGCTACGAGTCTCGCCGCAAGCGTGACGTCCTGCGCCACGTCACCGTCGTCCACAAGAAGTCGTCCTCGTACTTGGCCAAGATCATGCCCAAGCTTGAGAGCCGGGCGGTGAAGAGGTTAGCGGAGGCCGTCCTCAACAGCACGAGCAAAAGGACGAGCAGCAGCGTCAAAGAGGAGGTGAACGGACGCCACGTCTCTTCGtcgccctcctcctctccctcaccTCCCGTCACTCGCAAGCAGGAGTGCTCCACGTCCGCTTTGACCCCCGCTtcagcctcctcttcctcctcttcgtcctcctcttcgtcctcctccGTCCCGCCTCCCGCCGCCGCCACCCGGAAACAGCAGGAAATCTCATCGCCCGTCTTCACGCCGTCGCCCCCCATCACCCGCAAGCAGGAGAGACAGCAGACCCACCAGCACCGACCCGTCAGTCCGCCGCTCACCCGCCGCAGCGAGAAACACTCCCATCAgcgcagctcctcctcctccaccgccTCCTCCAGCAGCCAGACCCCCCACACCCGACGACACGACGCCCAGTCAGAGAGCAGCTCCACCACGTCCTCCACCGAGGTCAGGGTGACCAAGAATTTCTCCCTGCACGCTTGTGACCAGTGTGGACGGGCCTTTGCCAAGAAG TTGTACCTGGAGTCTCACAAGCGAAGCCATCGTAATGCAGCGACAGCGGCGGCCAGCAGGAGGAAAGGAGTCAGCACTCGCTCCAAATCCCTGGTCTGGTGA